A window from Phalacrocorax aristotelis chromosome 5, bGulAri2.1, whole genome shotgun sequence encodes these proteins:
- the C5H11orf16 gene encoding LOW QUALITY PROTEIN: uncharacterized protein C11orf16 homolog (The sequence of the model RefSeq protein was modified relative to this genomic sequence to represent the inferred CDS: deleted 2 bases in 1 codon): protein MARLEGFMPTAHRYCSAISALDTFSCSSVISTVYPCCRSCFVVHPAWITELLTPQRCLWINHCLTSPSPAWKRLSAVGRSVALDSNIPVLVRREQDGFYYRGTVKEEIESERGMFVVEFAKPLVSCGRHPMCVQKTAKDDILEYVNGMKHSLLPGDKVLAPWEPDMARYGPGTVLSGIETRDPLRASEDEEIMVQFWNDKKVKLARGVALWIPPRLWERIVEMIHMPFTSRVKPRKSLDTNACISSCSPKASLIPVCAVHSLAKHRLCCSPCWPHFRCHHDGICCFSAYVRCICCCHPHVDAWWPLPSRSPVFQSETEEAELSSEPSPCLVELKDPKQEAVTAVAGFLPSSDSEWGVEPFPTKSTVVDSAVDTGSGCLEKPRLKDSAKPKWKYWKRSHHKSHPSDSGLGRCSSMCTKGKSESKAISVGDMSRVALTNQSAMFEPIEQSPRGQLTMKEILRDPDFKLSLGEEGFAASEKQRCKTARKKTESDKCKATCTGDEKLDDMNHVRTDRKNSRAHSQQSRERHDRSEFNKCTTDEVQELKFQPEGIEKQYKLTAEKYFFRIKAEEKVARG, encoded by the exons ATGGCTCGTTTGGAAGGGTTCATGCCTACAGCTCATAGGTATTGCAGTGCGATTTCGGCTCTGGACACGTTCTCGTGCTCCAGCGTCATATCTACTGTCTacccctgctgcaggagctgtttTGTAGTGCATCCTGCCTGGATCACCGAGCTCCTCACCCCCCAGAG gTGCCTATGGATAAACCACTGCCTCACCTCCCCTAGCCCAGCATGGAAGAGGCTGAGTGCTGTGGGGAGATCAGTGGCTTTAGACAGCAATATCCCTGTGCTGGTGAGACGGGAACAAGATGGATTTTATTACCGTGGTACAGTAAAAGAGGAGATAGAG AGTGAAAGAGGCATGTTTGTGGTAGAGTTTGCCAAACCACTTGTGTCATGTGGAAGACATCCAATGTGTGTGCAAAAAACAGCAAAGGATGACATCCTGGAATATGTGAACGGGATGAAGCACTCCTTACTCCCTGGAGACAAGGTGCTGGCACCCTGGGAGCCAGATATGGCCAGGTATGGCCCAGGAACTGTCCTCTCAGGCATTGAGACAAGGGACCCCTTAAGAG CCTCAGAGGATGAAGAAATTATGGTCCAGTTCTGGAATGACAAGAAAGTAAAACTCGCACGAGGTGTGGCTCTGTGGATCCCTCCTAGACTGTGGGAGAGGATTGTGGAGATGATCCACATGCCCTTCACCAGCAGGGTGAAGCCCAGAAAAAGTCTGGACACTAACGCTTGTATTTCTTCCTGCAGTCCTAAAGCATCCCTGATTCCTGTTTGTGCTGTACATAGCCTTGCCAAGCACCGCTTGTGCtgctcaccctgctggccacacttccgCTGTCACCATGATGGTATATGCTGTTTTTCAGCATATGTGAGGTGCATCTGCTGCTGCCATCCCCACGTTGATGCCTGGTGGCCTCTTCCATCCAGGTCTCCAGTCTTTCAGAGCGAAACTGAAGAGGCAGAGTTGAGCAGTGAGCCCTCTCCATGCCTTGTAGAACTGAAAGACCCAAAACAAGAAGCAGTAACAGCTGTAGCAGGATTTCTCCCCTCTTCTGATTCAGAGTGGGGTGTGGAGCCATTCCCCACTAAGAGTACTGTGGTGGACAGTGCTGTTGACACAGGCTCTGGTTGTCTTGAGAAGCCCAGGCTAAAGGATTCTGCAAAACCCAAGTGGAAATACTGGAAAAGAAGCCACCACAAGTCCCATCCCAGTGATTCAG GACTCGGCAGATGCAGTAGCATGTGTACAAAGGGCAAGTCGGAATCCAAAGCCATCTCTGTTGGGGACATGTCCCGTGTTGCGCTGACTAATCAGAGTGCAATGTTTGAACCCATTGAGCAGTCTCCGAGAGGGCAACTCACAATGAAAGAAATCTTAAGAGACCCAGATTTCAAGCTGTCATTGGGG GAAGAAGGTTTTGcagcatcagaaaaacaaagatgtaaaacagcaaggaagaaaacagagtcAGATAAGTGTAAAGCAACTTGCACAGGAGATGAAAAACTTGATGATATGAACCATGtcaggacagacagaaaaaacagc agagcCCACTCGcaacaaagcagagagagacaTGATCGATCAGAATTCAATAAATGTACAACCGATGAAGTTCAGGAGCTGAAATTTCAG CCAGAAGGAATTGAGAAACAATACAAGctgacagctgaaaaatatttcttcaggattaaggcagaagagaaagtaGCCAGAGGGTAA
- the ASCL3 gene encoding achaete-scute homolog 3, with the protein MVQYELFKLLCNYAFPGSMQNMMDGKSYHNLMDKLSICTETQHIPLARPFCADPVVTFHVYPETPNQVTCSEDLSFLPFMSEHLIAENFYSEPCTFPYQMPHSSYHRSECSYGPAFIRKRNERERQRVKCVNEGYAKLRHHLPKEYMEKRLSKVETLRAAIKYISYLQSVLYSDSVVAEKNVMEPCQPPKAINK; encoded by the coding sequence ATGGTTCAGTATGAGTTGTTTAAACTATTATGTAATTATGCATTTCCAGGTTCAATGCAGAACATGATGGATGGCAAAAGCTACCATAACCTCATGGACAAGTTATCCATCTGTACTGAGACTCAGCACATACCGCTGGCTAGGCCTTTCTGTGCTGACCCAGTGGTCACATTTCACGTGTACCCAGAAACACCAAACCAGGTCACTTGCTCTGAAGATTTGTCATTCCTTCCTTTCATGTCTGAGCATCTCATTGCGGAGAACTTCTACAGTGAGCCCTGCACCTTTCCTTACCAAATGCCCCATTCCAGTTACCACCGAAGTGAGTGCTCCTATGGGCCAGCTTTCATCAGAAAGAGGAATGAGAGGGAAAGACAGAGGGTTAAGTGTGTCAATGAAGGCTATGCTAAACTGAGGCATCACCTACCTAAGGAATACATGGAGAAACGGCTCAGCAAAGTAGAGACGCTCCGTGCTGCAATAAAATACATTAGCTATCTACAGTCTGTTCTCTACAGTGATTCTGTggtggcagaaaaaaatgtaatggaacCATGCCAACCACCTAAAGCaattaacaaataa
- the TMEM9B gene encoding transmembrane protein 9B: protein MAALCGVWVHLCSLLVLAALAGLGAEAKNSEDVRCKCICPPYKDHSGHIYNKNVSQKDCDCLHVVEPMPVPGPDVEAYCLRCECKYEERSSVTIKVTIIIYLSILGLLLLYMVYLTLVEPILKRRLFGHSQLIQSDEDIGDHQPFANAHDVLARSRSRANVLNKVEYAQQRWKLQVQEQRKSVFDRHVVLS, encoded by the exons ATGGCGGCCCTCTGCGGCGTCTGGGTGCACCTCTGCTCGCTGCTGGTCCTGGCCGCTCTGGCAGGACTGGGCGCTGAGGCCAAG AATTCAGAGGATGTCCGATGTAAATGCATCTGTCCTCCTTACAAAGACCATTCGGGCCATATTtacaacaaaaatgtttcacagaaagACTG TGATTGTCTTCATGTGGTTGAGCCCATGCCTGTTCCTGGACCGGATGTAGAAGCATACTGTTTACGTTGTGAATGCAAATATGAAGAGAGAAGCTCTGTCACAATTAAG GTTACGATCATCATATACCTGTCTATTTTGGGCCTACTTCTTCTGTACATGGTGTACCTTACACTGGTGGAACCTATACTGAAGAGACGTCTCTTTGGACATTCACAGCTCATACAAAGTGATGAAGATATTGGG GATCACCAGCCTTTTGCAAATGCACATGATGTGCTGGCTCGTTCTCGGAGCCGTGCCAATGTCTTGAACAAAGTGGAGTATGCTCAGCAGCGTTGGAAGCTACAGGTCCAAGAGCAACGCAAGTCTGTCTTTGACCGTCATGTTGTGCTGAGTTAA